GATGCCGCCCTGTCACGGCATCCCTCGTACCGGCCGGCCATGCGCGACGCAGCGGGGATGGTCGCTTTCTCCCGCATGGCGGCCCACGGTGCCAGCGGCATCGATCCGGTCACCGCCAGCCGGGAACACGAGGACGTGCTGTGGCAGGTCATCGTGCTCCCGGCGGGAGTGGTGCTGATCGCCCGCACGGAGCGGGCGGACTACGGGCCGTTCCTGCTGGCCGAGAGCGAGCCGGACGAACGGGGAATCGATCTGGTCAGCCTCCAGCTCGACTTCGCGGTCGATACCGGAAGCCGCGAGGCGGGCTCGGCCTAGCGGTCCTGCACAGTGTTTTTGATGACGTTCGGCGGAGCGGAGTGCGGTAGGTCGGCCTTCGCCCGTCAGGGCGAATGCCGACCCCCTGCATCGACGCTCCGGCCATGCTGTCGGCCTCGGCCTTCGGCCGAGGCCGACCTACGTTCAATCATTCAAAACCACAGTGCCGGACCACTAGCGGACGGCCGAGACGCGCCAGATCCTGTCGGCCGCGTCGTCGGCCACCAGCAGCGACCCGTCGGGCAGCTCGGCGATGCCGCAGGGCCGGCCATACACCTCGCTCCTGGACTGTTCGGCGACGAAGCCGGTCAGGAAATCCTCGCCCGGGCCGCTCGGGCGGCCATTGGCGAAGGGGACGAACAGCACCTTGTAGCCCGACAGCTCGGACCGGTTCCAGGAACCGTGCTGACCGATGAAGGCACCGCCGCGATAGCGTTCGGGGAAGGCCGTCCCGCGATAGAAGGCGAGGCCCAGCGACGCGGTGTGGGAGCCCAGCGCCATGTCCGGCACGATCGACTTCGCCACGAGGTCGGGTCGCTGGCCGCGCAGACGGGGATCCTCGATCTTGCCGAAGTAGGAATAGGGCCAGCCGTAGAAGCCGCCATCCTGGACGCTGGTCATGTAGTCGGGCACCAGTTCGTCGCCCAACTCGTCCCGCTCGTTGACCGCCGTCCACATCACGCCGGTCTCCGGCTCCCAGTCGAGGCCGACGGGATTGCGCAGGCCGCTGGCGAAGATCCGCTCGCCGCTGCCGTCCGGGTTGATCTCCAGGATCGCGGCGCGACGATGCTCCTCGTCGATGCCGTATTCGGCCACGTTGCTGGCAGAGCCCACGGTCACGTACAGCTTGGTCCCGCCAGGGCCGACGCGGATGTTGCGGGTCCAATGGTTGTTGTAGCCGCCTGCCGGCAGGTCGAGGATCTTGCGGCCCTCGGCCTCCATGCGGGTCTGCCCCTCTGCATAGGGGAAGGCCAGGACGCCGTCGGTGTTGGCGACATAGAGCGTGTCACCGAGCAGGGCCATGCCAAAAGGCTGACTCAGACCTTCCAGGAAGGTCTCGCGGATTTCCGGAACGCCGTCGCCGTCGGCATCGCGCAGCAGGGTGATGCGGTTCGCGCTCTGGCCGAGCGCGCGGGAGCGCTTGTCGCCTTGGACCGCGGGCGAGTTGGGGTTGTGGTCCGGCTTGAGCTGGGTCCGGGCTTCCGATACCAGGACGTCGCCGTTGGGCAGGAGGTGGAACCAGCGCGGGTAATCCAGGCCGTCGGCGTAGAGGGTCACCTCGAAGCCGTCGGGAGCAGCCGGCTTCCGCCCCTCGGGCCAGCCGATCACGGTGGAGAAGTTGAGTGCCGAGGGAGTCTGGTACGGCTCCGGCAGAGGGGGCACGGCCGGTTCCGGAAACGGGGTCGCGGTCATGGGAGGCGTTCCTCTTGAGGTCTGGTTGGTTCAGGTCTGGTCGGATCCGCTGATGAAACGCATTCGGCGGTCGATCAGGTACGGGTTCGCCGCGCGGGCGGCGCCGAAAGCGGCGGGATCGAGGTCGGCAACCAGCAGGTGGGCGCCCGACGCCGGCGCGCGGGCAAGGTCGGAACCGTCAGGCGCCGCGATGCCGGACAGCCCGGCATAGGCGAACGCGGCGTCCTGTCCGGCGTGATTGGCGTAGGCGACGAACGCCTGATTCTCGAAAGCCCGTACGGGAATGATCGACCGGGCGATGAAGGCGGCGTGCTCGCTGGCCGGCAAGGCAGTCGGCACCAGGATCAGGTCGGCGTCGGATGACGCGAGATGGCGAACCATCTCCGGAAACTCGACATCGTAGCAGATCAGCAGGCCGGCCTTCAGGCCTCCCAGAGGAAATACCGCCGGAGCGGCCTCCCCGGGGCGGAACAGCCCCTTCTCGTAGTCGCCGTACAGGTGCAGCTTGCGATAGACGTGCCGGGTGCCGTCCGGCAGCACCGCGGCGGCGCTGTTGAAGACGGCTCCGTCCACAGCTTCGGCGAAGCCGCAGACCACGGCGATTCCGGTGCGGGCGGCGATCGCCGCAAGGCCCGCGACCTGCGCGCCATCGGCAGGTTCGGCCATGTCCCGGATGGCGGAACCGGCGCCATAGCCGGTGAGCGCCAGTTCGGGCGCCAGCAGGCAGCCGGCACCGGCGGCGGCTGCCTCCTCGGCGGCGGCGGCGATGCGGTCCAGGTTGGCGGCGACATCGCCCGCGACCGCTTCCATCTGGAGCAGGGCGAGACGCAGGGGGGCGTTGGTCAATCCCGCGAACTCCAGGCGCCGAGCAGTTTGGGCAGGTCGCCGAAGCGGGCGATCAGGCCGAAGATCAAGGCCGCCACCGCGACGAACAGGATGCTGACCGCCGCCATGGTCGGGGTGTAGCCGTAGCGCAGCGAGTTGAAGATCTTGATCGGCAGTGTCTCCAGCGTGAAGCCGACCGTCATGTAGGCGACGATGTACTCGTTCAGCGACAGCACGAAGGCGAACGCGAACCCCGACACGATGTAGGGGCGGATCAGGGGAAACACGATGGTTCGCAGGATGGTCCGGTCGTCGGCCCCCATGGTCGCCGCCGCCTCCACCAGCGCCCGGTCGATCGACGCGAACCCCAGCGAGAGCGTGACCAGCGGCAGGGTGACGAAGAAGATGCCGTGCGCCACCACCACCGTCCAGGGTTGCCCGTAAGCCCCGACCGTCGTCCAGAACGTCAGGAAGCCCAGCGCGGTGATCACCGGCGGCAGGATGAAGGGCGCCGTGCCGAGCATCTGGAACACGCGCGCCCAGGGAGCGTAGCGTCGCCACAGGAACCAGGAGAGCGGGAAAGCGATCGCCACCGCCAGCGCCGCGGAGAGCGCCGCGACGGCCACCGAGGCCGTCAGGGCGCCGCGCCAGGCGGCGTCGGTGAAGATCTCGCCGTACCAGCGGACGGAGAAGCCCGCGGGCGGGAAGACCAGGGTCCTCTGCGCGTTGACCGACACTCCGGCGATGACGATCAGCGGCGCCGCCAGGAACAGCGCGACCAGGGTGAACAGAACGCGCCGGAACAGCTTGCCGCTCATGCCGCGCTCTCCTTCCGGCCGACCAGCAAGGCGAGCCCCACCAGCGAGAGCGTCACCAGAACCAGGAACACGGCCATGGCGGCGGCGAACGGCAGGTTCGATTGATAGACCGCCTGGTCCGTGATCAGCACCGACAGGGTCCAGTGCTGCGGCCGTCCCAGGAGCTGGGGCAGCAGGTAGGAACCGAGCGCGAAGACGAAGACCATGATGAAGGTCGCCAGGATCGTGTTCCGCAACGCCGGCACGACGACGGTGAGGAACGCGCGGAGCGGGTGGGCGCCCAGGGTGCGCGACGCCTCCATCAGGGTCGGGTCCAGCCGCGCCATCGCCGGATAGA
This Skermanella mucosa DNA region includes the following protein-coding sequences:
- a CDS encoding PQQ-dependent sugar dehydrogenase, which codes for MTATPFPEPAVPPLPEPYQTPSALNFSTVIGWPEGRKPAAPDGFEVTLYADGLDYPRWFHLLPNGDVLVSEARTQLKPDHNPNSPAVQGDKRSRALGQSANRITLLRDADGDGVPEIRETFLEGLSQPFGMALLGDTLYVANTDGVLAFPYAEGQTRMEAEGRKILDLPAGGYNNHWTRNIRVGPGGTKLYVTVGSASNVAEYGIDEEHRRAAILEINPDGSGERIFASGLRNPVGLDWEPETGVMWTAVNERDELGDELVPDYMTSVQDGGFYGWPYSYFGKIEDPRLRGQRPDLVAKSIVPDMALGSHTASLGLAFYRGTAFPERYRGGAFIGQHGSWNRSELSGYKVLFVPFANGRPSGPGEDFLTGFVAEQSRSEVYGRPCGIAELPDGSLLVADDAADRIWRVSAVR
- a CDS encoding carbon-nitrogen hydrolase family protein, translating into MTNAPLRLALLQMEAVAGDVAANLDRIAAAAEEAAAAGAGCLLAPELALTGYGAGSAIRDMAEPADGAQVAGLAAIAARTGIAVVCGFAEAVDGAVFNSAAAVLPDGTRHVYRKLHLYGDYEKGLFRPGEAAPAVFPLGGLKAGLLICYDVEFPEMVRHLASSDADLILVPTALPASEHAAFIARSIIPVRAFENQAFVAYANHAGQDAAFAYAGLSGIAAPDGSDLARAPASGAHLLVADLDPAAFGAARAANPYLIDRRMRFISGSDQT
- a CDS encoding ABC transporter permease, which translates into the protein MSGKLFRRVLFTLVALFLAAPLIVIAGVSVNAQRTLVFPPAGFSVRWYGEIFTDAAWRGALTASVAVAALSAALAVAIAFPLSWFLWRRYAPWARVFQMLGTAPFILPPVITALGFLTFWTTVGAYGQPWTVVVAHGIFFVTLPLVTLSLGFASIDRALVEAAATMGADDRTILRTIVFPLIRPYIVSGFAFAFVLSLNEYIVAYMTVGFTLETLPIKIFNSLRYGYTPTMAAVSILFVAVAALIFGLIARFGDLPKLLGAWSSRD